The Populus alba chromosome 4, ASM523922v2, whole genome shotgun sequence genome contains a region encoding:
- the LOC118060545 gene encoding uncharacterized protein — protein MHAKTDSDGTSLDNSWLPRSPRRPLYYVQSPSNHDAEKMSYGSSPTVSPAHLYYHSSPIHHSRESSASIFSNSLKIPRSLSAWKHIRIGDQDDAVHDGAEGDKDGDDWGSGARNVRLYFIGFLFFVLLFTVFCLILWGASKAYEPEISVKSMVFENFYVQAGNDQSGVPTDMLSLNSTVRIHYKNPATFFAVHVTSTPLEIHYFQLKLASGQMKKFSQSRKSKRTVATVVHGSQVPVYGGLPLLSNARAHGNKVALPLNLTFVLRSRAYILGRLVKSKFHKRVRCAVALTGQKLGKPHRLTHACVYH, from the exons ATGCACGCCAAGACGGATTCGGATGGAACCAGTCTTGACAACTCATGGCTACCAAGGTCACCAAGAAGGCCGTTATACTACGTTCAAAGTCCATCAAACCATGACGCGGAGAAAATGTCTTATGGGTCAAGCCCGACCGTGTCACCAGCACACCTTTACTACCACAGCTCACCAATTCACCATTCTCGCGAGTCTTCTgcgtcaatattctccaattcACTCAAGATCCCAAGAAGTTTATCTGCTTGGAAACATATAAGGATTGGCGACCAAGATGATGCTGTTCATGATGGTGCTGAGGGTGATAAGGATGGTGATGATTGGGGGAGTGGTGCACGTAATGTGAGACTGTATTTCATCGGGTTCTTGTTCTTTGTTCTGCTGTTCACTGTCTTTTGTTTGATCTTGTGGGGTGCAAGCAAGGCTTACGAGCCTGAAATTTCAGTCAAG AGCATGGTGTTCGAGAATTTTTATGTTCAGGCAGGGAATGATCAATCGGGAGTGCCAACAGATATGCTGTCCTTGAATTCTACGGTCAGGATTCATTACAAAAACCCCGCTACCTTTTTTGCCGTCCATGTCACCTCTACCCCTCTCGAGATTCACTATTTCCAGCTGAAACTTGCCTCTGGACAG ATGAAGAAGTTTTCTCAATCGAGGAAGAGCAAGAGGACGGTGGCGACGGTGGTGCATGGTTCCCAAGTTCCCGTATATGGAGGGCTGCCGCTTCTCTCTAATGCTAGAGCGCATGGTAACAAAGTTGCACTGCCTCTGAACCTGACATTTGTCTTGAGGTCCAGGGCCTACATTTTGGGAAGATTGGTGAAGTCGAAGTTTCATAAGCGTGTTAGATGCGCTGTTGCTCTTACTGGCCAGAAACTCGGCAAGCCCCACAGGTTGACACATGCATGTGTTTATCACTGA
- the LOC118060455 gene encoding lysine histidine transporter-like 8 — MEDPQEAWLPITESRNGNVATAVFHLLSSGIGIQALLLPVAFATLGWVWGAISLSVAFTWQLYTIWILVQLHEPIPGIRTRYSRYLQLAIAAFGPKLGKLLAIFPVMYLSGSTCIMLIIKGAGVMELLFKLMCEGGATCDAKSLTGAEWFLVFTCMAIALAQRPNLNSIAGFSLVGAISAIGYCTLIWAMPISKDRPSGVSYDSRKGGSSVAGMFDVLNAIGIIMLAFRGHNLVLEIQGTLPSSLTNPSKRTMWRGVSVSYTIVAMCQFPLAIAGFWAYGNKIPSNGGMLTAFMQFHGRDTSRFVKGLVYLLVVINCLSSFQIYAMPVFDNLEFRYISMKNRRCPWWVRSGFRLFFGGMAFFIAVALPFLPSLAPLVGGITLPLTLAYPCFMWILIKKSHQKGHDAVWCLNLGLGCLGIVLSVLLVVAAARNLAIKGLHASFFKPQ, encoded by the exons ATGGAGGACCCGCAGGAGGCTTGGCTGCCTATTACCGAATCGAGAAATGGCAATGTCGCCACTGCAGTGTTCCATTTGTTATCGTCGGGAATCGGAATCCAAGCCCTTCTACTTCCAGTAGCTTTCGCCACTCTCGGATG GGTATGGGGGGCAATAAGCTTGTCCGTAGCATTTACATGGCAGCTCTACACCATATGGATTCTTGTTCAACTGCACGAACCAATTCCGGGAATTAGAACTCGCTACAGCAGATATTTACAGCTTGCTATAGCCGCCTTTG GTCCAAAGCTTGGAAAGTTGCTAGCAATATTTCCGGTAATGTACCTCTCAGGGAGCACATGTATCATGCTGATTATAAAAGGAGCTGGAGTTATGGAGCTTCTCTTCAAGCTCATGTGTGAAGGTGGGGCTACATGCGATGCCAAGTCTTTGACCGGGGCAGAGTGGTTCCTGGTCTTCACTTGCATGGCTATAGCATTGGCTCAGCGACCTAACCTGAATTCCATTGCTGGGTTCTCACTAGTTGGTGCCATTAGTGCCATTGGGTACTGTACTCTGATTTGGGCCATGCCCATTTCCAAGGACAGGCCCAGTGGTGTGTCTTATGACTCACGCAAGGGGGGATCTAGCGTGGCCGGAATGTTTGATGTCTTGAATGCAATTGGTATAATTATGCTTGCTTTCAGGGGTCATAATCTTGTGCTTGAGATTCAG GGAACACTGCCTTCAAGCTTAACAAATCCATCCAAAAGGACGATGTGGAGAGGGGTGAGTGTCTCGTACACCATAGTAGCCATGTGTCAGTTTCCTCTAGCAATAGCTGGATTCTGGGCTTATGGAAACAAG ATACCGTCGAATGGAGGGATGTTGACTGCATTTATGCAGTTCCATGGACGCGACACATCAAGATTTGTGAAGGGCCTTGTATACTTGCTAGTAGTGATTAACTGCCTGAGTTCATTCCAAATCTACGCCATGCCAGTTTTCGACAACCTGGAATTTAGGTACATTAGCATGAAGAACAGGCGATGCCCGTGGTGGGTTCGCAGTGGTTTCCGGCTCTTCTTCGGAGGAATGGCCTTCTTCATAGCCGTGGCTCTTCCATTTCTGCCAAGCCTAGCTCCTTTAGTTGGAGGGATCACCTTACCCTTAACACTGGCTTATCCATGTTTCATGTGGATCTTGATTAAGAAATCACATCAGAAAGGTCACGATGCCGTGTGGTGTCTTAATCTAGGACTTGGATGCTTAGGCATTGTTCTAAGTGTTCTATTGGTAGTTGCCGCAGCAAGGAATTTGGCTATCAAAGGCCTGCATGCCAGCTTCTTCAAACCCCAATGA
- the LOC118060489 gene encoding lysine histidine transporter-like 8 yields MGEIGNVEQLPLHNLPSTASGPEVSLQVINVAASSMREMQSAATSTSMGVYDSSDSSGYLSEINPQEAWLPITESRNGNTVTSVFHLLSSGIGIQALLLPVAFSTLGWAWGIICLSLAFTWQLYTIWVLVQLHESVPGIGTRYSRYLQLAIAAFGPKLGKLLAIFPVMYLSGGSCVLLIIRGAGTMELFFKMMFGGEATSEDNPLVGAGWFLVFTCMAIALAQRPNLNSISGFSLIGAVTAIAYCTLIWALPISKGRPTGVSYNSQKEESGTSEMFDVLNAIGMIALAFRGHNLVLEIQGTLPSSSKCPSKKQMWRGVTLSYIIIAMCLFPVAIAGFWAYGNKIPSNGGMLTAFMQFHGHDTSKFAKGLVYLLVVINCLSSFQIYAMPVFDNLEFRYTCMKNKRCSWWVRTGFRLFFGALAFFIAVAFPFLPSLAALIGGIALPLTLAYPCFMWISIKKPRQKGHGVMWCLNLGLGCLGMVLSFLLVVAAVWNLATKGLHANFFHPE; encoded by the exons ATGGGAGAAATTGGCAATGTTGAACAATTACCTCTCCACAACCTTCCCAGTACAGCCTCCGGCCCGGAAGTATCTCTTCAAGTCATCAATGTTGCAGCAAGTTCCATGCGAGAAATGCAGAGTGCTGCTACGAGTACAAGCATGGGGGTTTATGATTCCTCAGATAGTTCAGGCTACCTGTCTGAGATCAACCCACAAGAAGCTTGGCTTCCTATTACAGAATCAAGAAATGGCAATACTGTTACTTCCGTGTTTCATTTACTTTCTTCAGGAATTGGGATTCAAGCCCTTCTACTTCCTGTGGCATTTTCCACTCTTGGATG GGCATGGGGAATCATATGCTTGTCGCTAGCATTTACCTGGCAACTCTATACCATATGGGTTCTTGTCCAACTTCATGAATCAGTACCTGGAATTGGAACTCGCTACAGCAGATATCTCCAACTTGCAATAGCCGCCTTTG GCCCAAAACTTGGGAAGTTGCTGGCTATATTCCCAGTAATGTATTTATCCGGGGGCTCATGTGTGTTGCTGATTATCAGAGGAGCTGGAACAATGGAGCTTTTCTTTAAAATGATGTTTGGAGGTGAGGCTACAAGTGAAGACAATCCATTGGTAGGGGCAGGGTGGTTTTTGGTCTTCACTTGCATGGCTATAGCATTGGCTCAACGGCCTAACTTGAATTCCATTTCTGGGTTCTCCCTCATCGGTGCAGTCACTGCCATTGCCTATTGTACTCTGATCTGGGCACTGCCAATCTCTAAGGGCAGGCCTACCGGAGTATCTTATAATTCACAGAAGGAGGAATCCGGCACGTCTGAAATGTTTGATGTCTTGAATGCAATTGGGATGATTGCGCTTGCTTTCAGGGGTCACAATCTTGTGCTTGAAATCCAG GGCACCCTGCCTTCAAGTTCAAAATGTCCATCCAAAAAGCAAATGTGGAGAGGAGTGACTCTCTCATACATAATAATAGCCATGTGCTTGTTTCCTGTTGCAATTGCTGGGTTTTGGGCTTATGGAAACAAG ATACCCTCGAATGGAGGGATGTTGACTGCATTTATGCAGTTCCATGGACACGACACCTCAAAATTCGCGAAGGGCCTTGTCTACCTGCTAGTAGTGATTAACTGCCTGAGCTCATTCCAAATCTACGCCATGCCAGTTTTCGACAACCTGGAATTCAGGTACACTTGCATGAAGAACAAGCGGTGCTCGTGGTGGGTTCGCACCGGGTTTCGGCTTTTTTTCGGAGCATTGGCCTTCTTTATAGCTGTGGCTTTTCCATTTTTACCTAGCCTGGCTGCTTTAATCGGAGGAATCGCGTTACCCCTTACACTGGCTTATCCATGTTTCATGTGGATTTCGATCAAGAAACCCCGTCAAAAGGGCCATGGTGTCATGTGGTGTCTTAACCTAGGACTTGGATGCTTAGGCATGGTTCTGAGTTTTCTATTGGTCGTTGCAGCAGTTTGGAATTTGGCTACCAAAGGCCTGCATGCCAACTTCTTCCACCCCGAATGA
- the LOC118059807 gene encoding lysine histidine transporter-like 8, whose product MGEVVDANSTPVTPRPASVAPAPPISAPPSQFHSPSLSRSPLLTPDHIVPSKTPKNSTPRNATPRIRTPRFITPIGSPIRRALKLTRLDPEDAWLPITESRNGNAWYAAFHCLCSGIGFQALVLPVAFTVLGWAWGIIALTVAFAWQLYTLYLLVQLHENTETGVRYSRYLQIMSANFGEKKAKWLGLFPILYLSIGTCVALNIIGGSTSKLFFQTVCGQSCTVKTLTPVEWYLVFASAAVLLSQLPNLNSIAGVSLIGSITAVMYCTIMWMVSVNKDRLPGISYKPVRGPKEVDRLFEVLNALGIVAFAFRGHNLILEIQATMPSSEKHPSRVPMWRGAKAAYTVIAACIFPLAIGGFWAYGQRIPKNGGLQSAFYAYRRSDTSQFIMGLVSLLIIVNALSSFQIYAMPMFDELESIFTKRMKRPCQWWLRVILRAFFGYGVFFLAVAIPSIGSVGGLVGGISLPVTLAYPCFMWLKMRKPNKYSKMWYLNWGLGIIGLILSVSLMAAGVYVIKENDNKFQWFKPK is encoded by the exons atgggTGAAGTTGTTGATGCAAACTCTACTCCTGTGACACCAAGACCAGCCTCAGTGGCACCAGCGCCACCGATATCAGCTCCTCCGTCGCAATTTCATTCACCCTCGTTGTCTAGATCACCTTTGCTCACACCAGATCATATTGTTCCAAGCAAAACCCCCAAAAACTCAACCCCAAGAAATGCAACCCCAAGAATTAGAACACCTCGCTTTATTACCCCTATAGGTAGTCCTATTAGAAGGGCTCTCAAGCTCACTAGACTAGACCCTGAAGATGCTTGGCTTCCTATCACCGAGTCCCGAAATGGAAACGCATGGTATGCAGCGTTTCATTGCCTTTGCTCAGGAATTGGTTTTCAAGCACTTGTGCTCCCTGTCGCCTTCACTGTCCTTGGCTG GGCATGGGGGATCATAGCCTTGACTGTTGCTTTCGCATGGCAGCTTTACACCCTTTATTTACTTGTGCAACTCCATGAAAATACTGAAACTGGCGTTCGCTACAGCAGATATCTTCAAATTATGAGTGCAAATTTCG GTGAGAAGAAAGCAAAGTGGCTAGGCCTGTTCCCAATATTGTACCTATCAATAGGCACATGTGTGGCTCTAAACATAATTGGAGGAtcaacatcaaaattatttttccagaCTGTATGTGGTCAATCATGCACAGTCAAAACATTAACACCAGTGGAATGGTACCTGGTGTTTGCTAGTGCTGCAGTTCTTCTGTCTCAGCTGCCAAACTTGAACTCAATAGCTGGTGTCTCCCTAATCGGATCCATCACGGCTGTTATGTACTGCACAATTATGTGGATGGTTTCTGTTAACAAGGACCGGCTGCCTGGAATTTCATACAAACCAGTTCGTGGACCAAAGGAGGTTGATAGGCTTTTTGAAGTTCTTAACGCACTTGGCATTGTTGCTTTTGCATTTAGAGGCCACAATCTTATACTTGAGATCCAG GCTACTATGCCTTCAAGTGAGAAGCACCCATCTCGTGTGCCAATGTGGAGGGGCGCCAAGGCTGCTTATACAGTTATTGCAGCATGTATATTCCCCCTTGCAATTGGAGGCTTCTGGGCATACGGTCAAAGG ATACCAAAAAATGGTGGTTTGCAATCTGCCTTCTATGCATACCGAAGGAGTGACACCTCACAATTTATCATGGGACTCGTTAGCTTACTTATCATAGTAAACGCTCTCAGCTCTTTCCAAATCTACGCCATGCCAATGTTTGATGAGTTAGAGTCAATTTTCACTAAGAGGATGAAGAGGCCATGCCAATGGTGGCTCCGAGTGATTTTGAGGGCGTTCTTCGGGTATGGTGTCTTCTTTTTGGCCGTCGCAATCCCATCTATTGGAAGCGTAGGTGGTCTAGTCGGAGGAATATCACTGCCGGTCACATTGGCTTATCCATGCTTCATGTGGCTTAAGATGAGGAAACCGAACAAGTATAGCAAGATGTGGTACCTTAATTGGGGACTTGGAATCATTGGTTTGATTCTTAGCGTGTCTTTGATGGCTGCCGGAGTATATGTTATCAAAGAGAACGATAATAAATTCCAGTGGTTCAAGCCCaagtaa
- the LOC118060350 gene encoding auxin-responsive protein SAUR68 — protein sequence MISAKKLIKLARKWQKLAAIRRKRLTLPQTISSLDSDDRSTSSTAEKGHFVVYTTDKKRFVLPLNYLNNEIVRELFNLAEEEFGLTSDGPITLPCDATFMEYAITLIQQNVAKDIEKALLVTIASNRCSSSLYLHHDVRHHQLSICSF from the coding sequence ATGATCAGTGCTAAGAAGCTCATCAAATTAGCAAGAAAATGGCAGAAACTGGCTGCCATTAGGCGAAAAAGGCTCACACTGCCGCAAACCATTAGCAGTCTAGACTCAGATGACCGCAGCACATCATCAACAGCAGAGAAGGGTCACTTTGTTGTGTACACTACCGATAAGAAACGCTTTGTGCTTCCCTTGAATTACCTTAACAATGAAATTGTTAGAGAGCTGTTCAATCTAGCAGAAGAAGAGTTTGGATTAACAAGCGATGGACCTATCACATTGCCGTGTGATGCTACCTTCATGGAATACGCAATCACCTTGATCCAGCAGAATGTGGCTAAAGATATAGAGAAAGCATTACTGGTCACCATAGCCAGCAACCGATGTTCATCATCTTTATATCTTCATCATGATGTTAGACATCACCAATTGTCAATTTGTAGCTTCTGA
- the LOC118060445 gene encoding auxin-responsive protein SAUR61, translated as MISLKRVIRNARRWQKIDAVRIKRISYSRITGKMEVDDNTPSFVAEKGHYKRFAIPLAYLGNKIFLELFKMSEEEFGVSSDRPITLPCDSEYMNYILSLIKRGEAKDFEKVLTNSITTR; from the coding sequence ATGATTAGTCTGAAAAGGGTCATCAGAAATGCCAGGAGGTGGCAGAAGATAGATGCAGTAAGGATTAAAAGAATTTCTTATTCAAGAATCACTGGCAAGATGGAAGTGGATGATAACACTCCATCATTTGTTGCTGAAAAAGGGCATTATAAGCGTTTTGCGATACCATTAGCGTATCTGGGCAACAAAATCTTTCTCGAGCTCTTCAAGATGTCTGAAGAAGAGTTTGGAGTATCAAGTGATAGGCCTATCACATTGCCATGTGATTCTGAATACATGAACTACATTTTGTCACTCATCAAACGAGGGGAAGCCAAAGATTTTGAGAAAGTTCTGACCAATTCCATTACCACTAGATAG
- the LOC118060339 gene encoding expansin-like A2 has product MALFLCFLFLAISYATACDRCVHQSKVAYFSRASALSSGACGYGSMATGFNSGHLAAAVSSLYKDGSGCGACFQIRCKDTTLCSREGTRVIVTDLNRNNQTDFVLSSRAFMAMANKDSGRNILKQGIVEVEYKRVPCEYKNQNMAVRVEESSKNPNYLAIKLLYQGGQTEVVAIDFAKVGSSNWGFMSRNYGAVWDSDRVPSGALQFRFVITSGYDGKWIWARNVLPEDWKPGMTYDSGVQITDIAQEGCSPCDGGIWK; this is encoded by the exons ATGGCTCtctttctttgctttcttttcctGGCTATCTCCTATGCTACTGCTTGTGATCGATGCGTCCACCAATCTAAGGTCGCATATTTCTCCAGAGCCTCAGCACTCTCAT CTGGTGCTTGTGGATATGGTTCCATGGCGACAGGATTTAACAGCGGACACCTCGCAGCTGCTGTTTCTTCCCTTTATAAAGATGGATCTGGATGCGGTGCTTGTTTTCAG ATAAGATGCAAAGACACAACTTTATGCAGTAGAGAAGGGACTAGAGTGATTGTGACTGATCTCAATCGCAATAACCAGACAGACTTTGTTCTTAGCAGCAGAGCCTTCATGGCCATGGCCAACAAGGATTCGGGTCGGAACATCTTGAAACAAGGGATTGTGGAAGTGGAATATAAAAG GGTACCTTGTGAATACAAAAACCAGAATATGGCTGTCCGAGTAGAAGAATCAAGCAAAAACCCAAATTACTTGGCCATTAAATTGTTGTATCAAGGTGGTCAGACAGAAGTGGTAGCCATTGACTTTGCTAAG GTTGGTTCTTCGAATTGGGGTTTCATGAGCCGGAACTATGGGGCAGTGTGGGACTCGGACAGAGTTCCATCAGGGGCTCTTCAATTCAGATTCGTGATAACATCTGGATATGATGGGAAATGGATTTGGGCTCGGAATGTCCTGCCTGAAGATTGGAAGCCCGGGATGACATACGATTCCGGCGTTCAGATCACTGATATTGCACAAGAGGGTTGCTCTCCATGTGATGGTGGGATTTGGAAATGA